A genomic window from Brassica oleracea var. oleracea cultivar TO1000 chromosome C8, BOL, whole genome shotgun sequence includes:
- the LOC106308496 gene encoding protein FAR1-RELATED SEQUENCE 4-like has protein sequence MKWISGEGEGEDEIHTFVLKKSVDEITRSVLVERICRKIKVDDYKMEAKISYFPMVMYSNKPSYIWEDEDVFCYLMQVNQENCRSVLHVEFNKRDDDTDFYGSLSDREATERGATDREATDTEAIDTEAIETDGGDEEGTEKDATDNEGTGGVLTLYEDIEMHENATEREAGPSVEVTPVVYKEWDDGMDLVLDQEFRTKEEAQTHIQAASHVKCFEYEVIKSDTKRYVIKCRGAKEGCKWFVRVAKLTNSDLWSVRSYIKQHRCSVVTTRTLPNRRRGTQQIVASILAQDYPGSFDTPRPNALIDLVHQRVAVEVSYTTAYRGRRLAANKVRGTPEESYSLLYCYMHMLEQVNPDTITRVVVDEGKKFKYLFWALGASIEGFRAMRKVLVVDATHLKTVYGGVLFVATAQDPNHHHYPIAFGVADGEKYESWLWFMEQLKSVISDLPGLVFLSDRNKGLIKAVHQVFPQAAHGYCIWHLSQNVKGYVRNNRETCAFKFMECAHAYTEAEFLVLYDAFGRKYPSAAEYLDRSCEQKKWARCYFEGVRYNVDTTNSAESFNGVIKDARKFTLLPMFDFIIGKIAKWFNKHRKEAAEMPPALKLVPIVEEEMTKRCVDAGFLRVDELNSFHLTYSVHGSDGKRYTVDMAMNMCTCGQFDKDKYPCVHAVAAATFMTEKAGKELHLSEYCSKYYLVEQWALAYHRTIYPVPHMSDWVIPEEIRANKVLPPEFEVKKGKPQQTRKPSAGEARGRGKRGRGSGRGRATSTDTGRARGRGMAAYFECGSGSGSGV, from the coding sequence ATGAAATGGATTTCGGGAGAAGGTGAAGGGGAAGATGAAATTCACACTTTTGTGTTGAAGAAATCAGTGGATGAGATCACACGCTCTGTTTTGGTTGAGCGTATTTGCAGAAAGATAAAGGTAGATGACTATAAGATGGAAGCGAAGATTAGTTACTTTCCAATGGTAATGTATTCGAACAAGCCATCATATATCTGGGAAGATGAAGACGTTTTTTGTTATCTAATGCAAGTAAATCAAGAGAATTGTAGAAGTGTTCTACATGTGGAGTTCAACAAAAGGGATGATGACACTGATTTCTATGGCAGTCTATCGGATAGAGAGGCTACTGAAAGAGGGGCTACTGATAGAGAGGCTACTGATACAGAAGCTATTGATACAGAGGCTATTGAGACAGATGGTGGTGATGAAGAAGGTACTGAGAAGGATGCAACTGATAATGAAGGTACTGGTGGTGTGCTTACACTTTACGAAGACATTGAGATGCATGAGAATGCCACCGAAAGAGAAGCAGGACCCTCAGTTGAAGTCACACCAGTTGTCTATAAGGAGTGGGATGATGGTATGGATTTGGTTTTAGATCAAGAATTTAGAACCAAGGAGGAAGCGCAAACTCATATTCAGGCGGCGTCACATGTGAAGTGTTTTGAGTATGAGGTAATTAAGTCGGATACTAAGAGATATGTGATAAAATGCCGAGGAGCCAAAGAAGGCTGCAAGTGGTTTGTGCGTGTTGCAAAGTTAACGAATTCAGATCTTTGGTCAGTTAGAAGTTACATCAAGCAGCATAGATGTTCTGTTGTTACCACAAGAACACTGCCTAATAGAAGGAGAGGCACACAACAAATCGTTGCATCTATCCTGGCCCAAGATTATCCTGGAAGTTTTGACACACCACGTCCCAATGCTCTGATCGATTTGGTTCATCAGAGAGTTGCTGTGGAAGTATCATACACAACGGCATATAGAGGAAGAAGACTAGCTGCTAATAAAGTGCGCGGAACTCCTGAAGAGAGTTATTCTTTATTATATTGTTATATGCACATGCTGGAGCAGGTGAATCCTGACACAATAACTCGTGTGGTTGTGGATGAGGGCAAAAAATTTAAGTATCTGTTTTGGGCTTTGGGAGCTAGCATAGAAGGATTCCGCGCGATGAGAAAAGTCCTTGTTGTGGATGCAACACACCTGAAGACTGTTTATGGTGGAGTGTTATTTGTTGCGACTGCTCAGGATCCCAATCATCACCACTACCCAATTGCGTTTGGTGTTGCTGATGGTGAGAAATATGAGAGTTGGCTATGGTTTATGGAACAGTTGAAATCAGTGATATCGGATCTCCCTGGATTGGTGTTTCTTTCGGACAGAAACAAAGGCTTGATCAAGGCAGTACATCAAGTGTTCCCTCAGGCCGCTCATGGTTATTGTATATGGCATCTGTCTCAAAATGTTAAAGGCTACGTCCGTAACAACAGAGAAACATGTGCATTTAAGTTTATGGAGTGCGCACACGCTTATACAGAGGCGGAGTTCTTGGTCCTTTATGACGCTTTTGGCAGGAAATATCCTAGTGCAGCGGAGTATCTTGACAGAAGTTGTGAACAAAAGAAATGGGCTAGATGTTACTTTGAAGGAGTTAGGTACAATGTTGACACCACCAATTCAGCAGAATCTTTTAACGGTGTTATTAAGGACGCAAGAAAGTTCACCTTACTTCCAATGTTTGATTTTATCATTGGAAAAATTGCTAAATGGTTTAACAAGCACAGGAAAGAGGCAGCTGAAATGCCACCCGCACTGAAGCTTGTGCCTATAGTGGAGGAGGAAATGACTAAAAGATGTGTTGATGCAGGGTTTCTTCGGGTTGATGAGTTAAACAGCTTCCATCTCACGTACAGTGTGCATGGTAGTGACGGGAAGCGTTATACCGTGGACATGGCTATGAACATGTGCACCTGTGGGCAATTTGATAAAGACAAATATCCATGTGTTCATGCAGTAGCTGCTGCCACATTCATGACTGAGAAAGCGGGAAAGGAACTCCATCTATCTGAGTATTGTTCTAAGTACTATTTGGTAGAGCAATGGGCTTTGGCTTATCACCGGACAATATATCCTGTTCCTCATATGTCTGATTGGGTTATACCAGAAGAAATTAGAGCAAATAAAGTACTTCCTCCAGAATTTGAAGTCAAGAAAGGAAAACCACAACAAACAAGGAAACCATCAGCAGGAGAAGCGCGTGGAAGAGGAAAAAGAGGCAGAGGGAGTGGAAGAGGGAGAGCCACAAGCACAGACACAGGGAGAGCCAGAGGAAGAGGTATGGCAGCGTATTTTGAATGTGGAAGTGGTTCAGGTTCAGGTGTTTGA
- the LOC106308498 gene encoding uncharacterized protein At3g43530-like gives MKGRKRKNPSTTCVGVSSRTRARKAVSAGNEPARETTVVSLSVDSESDDMSDVSSKARQPPQPLELYFKSTEFTKTCKIQTKCFVKNTVDVIKKLKEEVKWFTTHPQFRHFFHMPDEQYLKLQGMWMLLLRTISTEEEDVAWFSLNGVPILMLCFCLKCFS, from the exons ATGAAGGGCCGAAAAAGAAAGAATCCATCTACTACGTGCGTTGGAGTCTCCAGTAGAACTAGAGCTAGAAAGGCGGTCTCAGCTGGGAATGAGCCGGCAAGAGAAACGACTGTAGTTTCTCTCTCTGTTGATTCAGAAAGTGATGACATGTCTGATGTATCATCTAAG GCAAGGCAACCACCACAGCCCCTTGAATTATACTTCAAGAGCACAGAGTTCACGAAGACTTGCAAGATTCAAACCAAGTGCTTTGTGAAGAATACAGTGGACGTGATTAAGAAGCTTAAGGAGGAGGTTAAATGGTTCACAACCCATCCTCAATTTCGTCACTTCTTCCACATGCCTGATGAACAATACCTGAAGCTCCAAGGAATGTGGATGTTACTCTTGCGCACCATTTCGACTGAAGAAGAAGATGTTGCATGGTTTAGTCTGAATGGTGTTCCCATCCTGATGTTATGTTTCTGCCTAAAATGCTTCTCTTGA